In Saccharothrix violaceirubra, the following are encoded in one genomic region:
- a CDS encoding HAD-IIA family hydrolase, whose amino-acid sequence MLLDRYDALLLDLDGTVYRGREAVPGAVDAVAHARAHGIGIRFVTNNASRSSSDVAGHLAELGFGASPDEVSTSAQAGAAMLVDHVPAGATVLVLGTTALVDGVRARGFVPTTEAAGAAAVVQGLSQDLGWRELAEACVAIRAGAVWVACNVDYTLPTERGLLPGNGSLVAALRAATGAEPSVAGKPATPLLDQAAKSLGAQRPLVVGDRLDTDIAGAVNAGMDSLLVLTGVSTRAEADALPPEARPTHIAADLSVLASATVHL is encoded by the coding sequence GTGCTGCTCGACCGCTACGACGCACTGCTGCTCGACCTCGACGGCACGGTCTACCGTGGCCGGGAAGCCGTTCCCGGTGCGGTCGACGCGGTGGCCCACGCGCGGGCGCACGGCATCGGCATCCGGTTCGTCACCAACAACGCCTCCCGGTCGTCTTCCGACGTCGCCGGACACCTGGCCGAACTCGGGTTCGGCGCCTCCCCGGACGAGGTGAGCACGAGCGCGCAGGCCGGTGCCGCGATGCTCGTCGACCACGTGCCCGCCGGGGCCACCGTGCTCGTCCTGGGCACGACCGCGTTGGTGGACGGGGTCCGCGCGCGGGGCTTCGTGCCCACCACCGAGGCGGCCGGCGCCGCGGCCGTCGTGCAGGGGCTGTCGCAGGACCTCGGCTGGCGGGAGTTGGCCGAAGCCTGCGTGGCGATCCGCGCCGGCGCGGTGTGGGTGGCGTGCAACGTCGACTACACGCTGCCCACCGAACGCGGACTGCTGCCGGGCAACGGGTCGCTGGTCGCCGCCCTGCGGGCCGCCACCGGTGCCGAGCCGTCGGTCGCGGGCAAGCCCGCCACGCCGTTGTTGGACCAGGCGGCCAAATCCCTCGGTGCCCAGCGTCCACTGGTCGTCGGCGACCGGCTCGACACCGACATCGCGGGCGCCGTCAACGCGGGCATGGACTCGTTGCTGGTGCTGACCGGCGTCTCCACCCGAGCCGAGGCGGACGCCCTCCCGCCGGAGGCGCGGCCCACGCACATCGCGGCCGACCTGTCGGTCCTGGCATCGGCTACCGTTCACCTGTGA
- a CDS encoding TlyA family RNA methyltransferase, giving the protein MPRRARLDAELVRRGLARSREHASQLVADGRVTVRGTVATKPATAVELDTALVVRDNDGPNYASRGAHKLVGALERFDAVVVEGRRCLDAGASTGGFTDVLLRAGARQVVAADVGRGLLDWRLRTDDRVVVKDKTNVRALAPEDIGGPVDLVVADLSFISLRLVLPALASCLDEDGDLLPMVKPQFEVGRERLGSGGVVRDPELRAEAVLDVVASAAGLGLRTHGVTASPLPGPSGNVEFFVWLRRGEPLDADTAAGLVRAAVAEGPR; this is encoded by the coding sequence GTGCCGCGCAGGGCTCGGCTCGACGCCGAACTGGTCCGCCGCGGTCTCGCCCGCTCCCGTGAGCACGCGAGCCAGTTGGTCGCCGACGGTCGCGTGACGGTGCGCGGCACGGTCGCGACCAAACCCGCGACCGCCGTCGAACTGGACACCGCGCTGGTCGTCCGCGACAACGACGGCCCCAACTACGCCTCACGCGGCGCGCACAAGCTCGTCGGCGCGCTGGAACGGTTCGACGCCGTGGTCGTCGAGGGCCGGCGCTGCCTGGACGCGGGTGCGTCCACCGGCGGGTTCACCGACGTGCTGCTGCGCGCGGGCGCCCGCCAGGTCGTGGCCGCCGACGTCGGACGCGGCCTGCTGGACTGGCGGTTGCGCACCGACGACCGGGTCGTGGTGAAGGACAAGACGAACGTCCGCGCCTTGGCGCCCGAGGACATCGGCGGTCCGGTGGACCTGGTGGTGGCCGACCTGTCGTTCATCTCGCTGCGGCTCGTGCTGCCCGCGCTCGCGTCCTGCCTGGACGAGGACGGCGACCTGCTGCCCATGGTCAAGCCGCAGTTCGAGGTCGGCCGGGAACGGCTCGGGTCCGGCGGCGTGGTGCGCGATCCGGAGCTGCGCGCCGAGGCCGTGCTCGACGTCGTCGCGTCCGCCGCCGGACTGGGGTTGCGCACGCACGGCGTGACCGCGAGCCCGCTGCCCGGTCCTTCGGGCAACGTGGAGTTCTTCGTCTGGCTTCGGCGCGGTGAACCGCTCGACGCCGACACCGCAGCCGGGCTCGTGCGCGCGGCCGTCGCGGAAGGACCCCGATGA